The proteins below are encoded in one region of Neodiprion virginianus isolate iyNeoVirg1 chromosome 7, iyNeoVirg1.1, whole genome shotgun sequence:
- the LOC124309167 gene encoding dynein regulatory complex subunit 7-like isoform X1, with the protein MLKSPDRLCSPTWVLRRQKGNSFEFSTVLTSLLLGQGYNAYVVSGYASREQVSYNCTRKVCPYLQKPEEPKHEVASEETQRYRLKPPPDIRSKFLLEMEARERKKLEDDLKRQEEERDKMIQELECPPPDKYWGYRIHSWVVILPVENSGRKDEILEPIFIESTLGEYYYCADNKTSNLYLGVESIWNDQNYWVNMQICTDGCASIDWDLTKPKLWEHLLPGEPWTTRGVEEEDAERDLNIQMDKHLDMPASWVEKISLSSVAFERRYPGGSKTIFYKKAKVELYAPYVQRDGLIQKITLFEDYEYMIPTTIYETFANRTDYRVKTVKNLDTESVIDYYKRGRPDACKVNICTEHRYFLSDAVEDSETSLDFYDIVRLDGLTRIEIHPSYLVQHFVNRKDRLYYRYVQYTTEKTTSLIEEYSRIVWKITEKYQRNESIPASKDVCIREFAVGDNEIRLKYHYESGKGTRATRTFVKPLPSDRGERLTFNPDMTSGYNPDPMAPPEKSLMLYYELEKQLKEEEVCRTLIAIAEDEVKAFLKGRSFEYSLPSLSVSLFDRNRNDEAKAGMFAREEILRAQSKREVVKEMDYLGPYLASLGNPVYLSRTEALQVQEQCLTDFKQKLIDRANCILETFEKSKEELMQKQARHAQERELSREDEESFQSEMNDAIFNLHTVEMQLNRYRELATDRYRTLLVNLQRDPRLSAIYRSF; encoded by the exons ATGCTGAAGTCG CCGGATCGCCTGTGTTCTCCGACATGGGTTCTTCGCAGACAAAAGGGAAACAGCTTTGAATTTTCTACCGTACTGACCAGTCTTCTGTTAGGTCAAGGCTACAACGCCTATGTTGTAAGTGGCTATGCGAGCAGGGAACAGGTTAGTTACAATTGCACCCGTAAGGTATGCCCATACCTACAGAAACCAGAAGAGCCAAAGCATGAAGTCGCATCTGAGGAAACTCAAAGATATCGCTTGAAACCACCTCCCGACATCAGGAGTAAGTTTTTATTGGAAATGGAGGCAAGAGAACGTAAGAAGCTGGAAGATGACTTGAAACGTCAAGAAGAAGAACGTGATAAGATGATTCAA GAACTTGAGTGTCCACCGCCGGACAAATATTGGGGATACAGAATACACTCGTGGGTGGTCATTTTACCCGTAGAAAATAGTGGACGCAAGGATGAAATACTGGAACCCATTTTCATCGAGTCTACGTTGGgggaatattattattgtgcCGACAATAAAACCAGTAATCTGTACCTGGGCGTGGAAAGCATTTGGAACGATCAGAATTATTGGGTAAACATGCAAATCTGCACTGATGGATGTGCGTCTATCGACTGGGATCTAACCAAACCCAAGTTGTGGGAGCATCTACTTCCCGGAGAGCCTTGGACGACACGAGGAGTAGAAGAAGAGGACGCCGAACGGGATCTCAATATTCAGATGGACAAACACTTGGACATGCCTGCCTCttgggtggaaaaaatttcattatctaGCGTCG CCTTTGAGAGACGCTATCCAGGTGGaagtaaaacaatattttacaaGAAAGCCAAAGTAGAACTGTACGCTCCTTATGTTCAGAGGGACGGCTTGATTCAAAAGATTACATTGTTCGAGGATTATGAATATATGATCCCTACGACTATTTATGAAACATTTGCTAATCGAACTGATTACCGAGTGAAAACGGTGAAGAATTTAGACACCGAATCAGTAATTGATTATTACAAGAGAGGACGTCCGGATGCGTGCAAAG TAAATATTTGTACAGAGCATCGATATTTCCTGAGCGATGCTGTGGAGGATTCGGAAACTTCGTTGGACTTTTACGATATCGTTCGTTTGGATGGACTAACTCGCATTGAAATACACCCGTCATATCTTGTCCAACATTTTGTTAATCGCAAAGATCGCCTCTATTATCG ATACGTTCAGTACACCACGGAGAAGACTACTTCGTTAATTGAAGAATATTCACGGATTGTTTGG aaaataaCTGAGAAATATCAGAGAAACGAATCTATACCCGCTAGCAAAGACGTTTGCATTCGCGAATTTGCAGTAGGCGATAACGAAATAAGGCTGAAATATCATTACGAAAGTGGCAAGGGTACCAGAGCTACTCGGACGTTTGTAAAGCCACTTCCATCGGACAGAGGGGAACGGCTCACTTTCAATCCTGATATGACAAGTGGATATAAC CCGGACCCAATGGCACCTCCAGAAAAATCGTTGATGCTCTATTACGAACTGGAGAAGCAACTGAAGGAAGAAGAGGTATGTAGGACATTGATCGCAATTGCTGAGGATGAAGTGAAAGCATTTTTAAAGGGACGTTCGTTCGAGTATTCCCTGCCCAGCTTGTCAGTATCATTGTTTGACAGAAATAGAAATGACGAGGCCAAGGCTGGAATGTTTGCCAGG GAAGAAATACTCAGAGCCCAAAGTAAGCGCGAAGTTGTTAAAGAAATGGACTACTTGGGCCCATATCTGGCTAGCCTTGGTAATCCTGTATATCTGAGCAGGACTGAAGCACTTCAAGTGCAAGAGCAATGCTTGACGGACTTTAAACAAAAACTGATTGATCGGGCCAATTGCATATTGGAAACATTCGAGAAAAGTAAAGAGGAATTAATGCAAAAGCAGGCTCGTCATGCCCAG GAACGAGAGTTATCCCGAGAGGATGAAGAATCGTTTCAGAGTGAAATGAACGATGCTATTTTCAATCTGCACACGGTCGAAATGCAATTGAACCGATACCGAGAATTAGCTACGGATCGATATCGAACGCTACTAGTCAATCTACAAAGGGATCCTCGTTTATCTGCCATCTATCGCTCTTTCTAA
- the LOC124309167 gene encoding dynein regulatory complex subunit 7-like isoform X2, with translation MEARERKKLEDDLKRQEEERDKMIQELECPPPDKYWGYRIHSWVVILPVENSGRKDEILEPIFIESTLGEYYYCADNKTSNLYLGVESIWNDQNYWVNMQICTDGCASIDWDLTKPKLWEHLLPGEPWTTRGVEEEDAERDLNIQMDKHLDMPASWVEKISLSSVAFERRYPGGSKTIFYKKAKVELYAPYVQRDGLIQKITLFEDYEYMIPTTIYETFANRTDYRVKTVKNLDTESVIDYYKRGRPDACKVNICTEHRYFLSDAVEDSETSLDFYDIVRLDGLTRIEIHPSYLVQHFVNRKDRLYYRYVQYTTEKTTSLIEEYSRIVWKITEKYQRNESIPASKDVCIREFAVGDNEIRLKYHYESGKGTRATRTFVKPLPSDRGERLTFNPDMTSGYNPDPMAPPEKSLMLYYELEKQLKEEEVCRTLIAIAEDEVKAFLKGRSFEYSLPSLSVSLFDRNRNDEAKAGMFAREEILRAQSKREVVKEMDYLGPYLASLGNPVYLSRTEALQVQEQCLTDFKQKLIDRANCILETFEKSKEELMQKQARHAQERELSREDEESFQSEMNDAIFNLHTVEMQLNRYRELATDRYRTLLVNLQRDPRLSAIYRSF, from the exons ATGGAGGCAAGAGAACGTAAGAAGCTGGAAGATGACTTGAAACGTCAAGAAGAAGAACGTGATAAGATGATTCAA GAACTTGAGTGTCCACCGCCGGACAAATATTGGGGATACAGAATACACTCGTGGGTGGTCATTTTACCCGTAGAAAATAGTGGACGCAAGGATGAAATACTGGAACCCATTTTCATCGAGTCTACGTTGGgggaatattattattgtgcCGACAATAAAACCAGTAATCTGTACCTGGGCGTGGAAAGCATTTGGAACGATCAGAATTATTGGGTAAACATGCAAATCTGCACTGATGGATGTGCGTCTATCGACTGGGATCTAACCAAACCCAAGTTGTGGGAGCATCTACTTCCCGGAGAGCCTTGGACGACACGAGGAGTAGAAGAAGAGGACGCCGAACGGGATCTCAATATTCAGATGGACAAACACTTGGACATGCCTGCCTCttgggtggaaaaaatttcattatctaGCGTCG CCTTTGAGAGACGCTATCCAGGTGGaagtaaaacaatattttacaaGAAAGCCAAAGTAGAACTGTACGCTCCTTATGTTCAGAGGGACGGCTTGATTCAAAAGATTACATTGTTCGAGGATTATGAATATATGATCCCTACGACTATTTATGAAACATTTGCTAATCGAACTGATTACCGAGTGAAAACGGTGAAGAATTTAGACACCGAATCAGTAATTGATTATTACAAGAGAGGACGTCCGGATGCGTGCAAAG TAAATATTTGTACAGAGCATCGATATTTCCTGAGCGATGCTGTGGAGGATTCGGAAACTTCGTTGGACTTTTACGATATCGTTCGTTTGGATGGACTAACTCGCATTGAAATACACCCGTCATATCTTGTCCAACATTTTGTTAATCGCAAAGATCGCCTCTATTATCG ATACGTTCAGTACACCACGGAGAAGACTACTTCGTTAATTGAAGAATATTCACGGATTGTTTGG aaaataaCTGAGAAATATCAGAGAAACGAATCTATACCCGCTAGCAAAGACGTTTGCATTCGCGAATTTGCAGTAGGCGATAACGAAATAAGGCTGAAATATCATTACGAAAGTGGCAAGGGTACCAGAGCTACTCGGACGTTTGTAAAGCCACTTCCATCGGACAGAGGGGAACGGCTCACTTTCAATCCTGATATGACAAGTGGATATAAC CCGGACCCAATGGCACCTCCAGAAAAATCGTTGATGCTCTATTACGAACTGGAGAAGCAACTGAAGGAAGAAGAGGTATGTAGGACATTGATCGCAATTGCTGAGGATGAAGTGAAAGCATTTTTAAAGGGACGTTCGTTCGAGTATTCCCTGCCCAGCTTGTCAGTATCATTGTTTGACAGAAATAGAAATGACGAGGCCAAGGCTGGAATGTTTGCCAGG GAAGAAATACTCAGAGCCCAAAGTAAGCGCGAAGTTGTTAAAGAAATGGACTACTTGGGCCCATATCTGGCTAGCCTTGGTAATCCTGTATATCTGAGCAGGACTGAAGCACTTCAAGTGCAAGAGCAATGCTTGACGGACTTTAAACAAAAACTGATTGATCGGGCCAATTGCATATTGGAAACATTCGAGAAAAGTAAAGAGGAATTAATGCAAAAGCAGGCTCGTCATGCCCAG GAACGAGAGTTATCCCGAGAGGATGAAGAATCGTTTCAGAGTGAAATGAACGATGCTATTTTCAATCTGCACACGGTCGAAATGCAATTGAACCGATACCGAGAATTAGCTACGGATCGATATCGAACGCTACTAGTCAATCTACAAAGGGATCCTCGTTTATCTGCCATCTATCGCTCTTTCTAA
- the LOC124309172 gene encoding putative FERM domain-containing protein FRMD8P1, with protein MDLQEKDCQTGRGPPHHQFHNDYQSDPHASPLTRTLRSQQLIANKPMLRIAVYLMSGVILTMEVEHTATTQDIIAIIQSEKELGLGRISSPLGQPVFALWLCSQQLEVQLGPTHKPLELGARWPRLLAKYGSDEIRDEEQPVLYYRRNIFLARSDEEQVKEAKTLELLYAEARHNVLEGRYPCEGQARYASLGALQARIELGPYNSQIHTLAYFRRHKGRFLPHHFTSPTLLLGLGLGLGLVGGKGAPEVRLLDQYKRIPPHTGTNAHPRKLIRKYLEFCWGLPCYGATFFHGQIERPVRGLASWITHRDLKVLVAINALGVYIVDDAQCSLLLGLKYSELSWEMAKPSDERNPDCLPCLFLQFPVRENGAHVFKILQVFSRQAVMMDTLISGFVEESRKCNTRCDMAGVSRSSDITITTNANCFTNKLSKFTLATFDDQGRCIGQMGSWSFQ; from the exons ATGGATCTACAGGAGAAAGATTGCCAAACCGGACGAGGGCCACCTCATCACCAATTCCACAATGATTATCAGTCGGATCCCCATGCTTCACCTT TGACCCGTACTCTTCGATCGCAGCAATTAATTGCAAATAAGCCTATGCTCCGCATTGCTGTTTACTTAATGTCAGGAGTGATTCTTACTATGGAAGTGGAACATACAGCTACCACCCAAGATATCATTGCTATAATTCAATCTGAGAAGGAATTGGGACTGGGAAGAATATCCTCACCTCTGGGACAACCGGTCTTTGCACTTTGGCTTTGCTCCCAACAATTGGAAGTACAACTCGGGCCAACGCATAAGCCCCTGGAGCTGGGAGCTAGATGGCCTCGCTTGCTAGCCAAGTATGGAAGCGATGAAATTAGAGATGAAGAGCAGCCAGTTCTGTACTAtcgtagaaatatttttctcgctCGAAGCGACGAGGAGCAAGTCAAGGAGGCAAAGACTTTGGAACTGCTTTACGCTGAAGCCAGACATAATGTCTTGGAAG GTAGATATCCGTGCGAGGGCCAGGCAAGATACGCGAGTCTTGGGGCGCTTCAAGCACGCATAGAACTCGGACCTTACAACTCACAGATTCACACTCTGGCATACTTTCGCCGCCATAAAGGCAGATTTTTACCACATCACTTCACGTCTCCAACTCTTTTATTAGGATTGGGTCTTGGCTTGGGTCTGGTAGGGGGGAAAGGGGCTCCGGAAGTACGTCTACTCGATCAGTATAAACGTATACCACCGCACACAGGAACCAACGCCCATCCGCGAAAGCTGATAAGGAAATACTTGGAGTTCTGTTGGGGACTTCCCTGCTATGGCGCGACCTTCTTCCACGGACAAATAGAGCGACCGGTTAGAGGCCTGGCATCGTGGATCACGCATCGGGATTTAAAAGTTCTTGTTGCTATTAATGCCCTCGGTGTCTACATAGTGGACGACGCACAGTGC AGTCTATTGCTGGGACTGAAGTACTCTGAACTTAGTTGGGAGATGGCAAAACCTTCCGACGAGAGGAATCCCGACTGTCTGCCTTGtctttttctccaatttcCTGTGCGAGAGAATGGTGCACATGTATTTAAAATTCTACAAGTATTCTCAAGACAG GCAGTTATGATGGATACCCTGATATCTGGGTTTGTAGAAGAAAGCAGAAAATGCAACACTCGCTGCGATATGGCAGGTGTTAGCCGATCCTCTGACATTACTATCACAACGAATGCCAATTGTTTTACCAACAAACTCAGCAAATTCACCCTGGCAACATTCGATGACCAAG ggCGTTGCATCGGCCAAATGGGTTCCTGGTCTTTTCAATGA
- the LOC124309175 gene encoding eukaryotic initiation factor 4A-III, with the protein MSEVKSRRVAQSEDLSNVEFETSEDVEVIPTFDNMGLRDELLRGIYAYGFEKPSAIQQRSIKPIMKGRDVIAQAQSGTGKTATFSIAILQSLDTQVRETQVLCLSPTRELATQIQKVILALGDFMNVQCHACIGGTNLGEDIRKLDYGQHVVSGTPGRVFDMIKRRVLRTRAIKMLVLDESDEMLNKGFKEQIYDVYRYLPPATQVVLVSATLPHEILEMTSKFMTDPIRILVKRDELTLEGIKQFFVAVEREEWKFDTLCDLYDTLTITQAVIFCNTKRKVDWLTEKMREANFTVCSMHGDMPQKERDNIMKEFRSGQSRVLITTDVWARGIDVQQVSLVINYDLPNNRELYIHRIGRSGRFGRKGVSINFVKTDDIRILRDIEQYYSTQIDEMPMNVADLI; encoded by the exons ATGTCGGAAGTAAAGTCACGCCGTGTCGCGCAAAGTGAAGATTTGTCGAACGTGGAGTTTGAAACCAGCGAAGATGTCGAGGTTATCCCGACTTTTGATAATATGGGACTCCGTGACGAACTACTACGAGGGATTTACGCCTACG GTTTCGAGAAACCGTCGGCAATTCAACAGCGATCTATTAAGCCAATTATGAAAGGGCGAGATGTGATCGCCCAAGCACAGTCAGGTACTGGTAAAACAGCCACCTTTTCAATCGCCATATTGCAGTCGTTGGATACGCAGGTCCGTGAGACCCAGGTTCTCTGTCTGTCTCCCACACGCGAGCTTGCTACACAGATCCAAAAAGTGATATTAGCTCTGGGTGATTTCATGAATGTGCAATGCCACGCCTGTATCGGAGGTACCAATTTAGGCGAAGATATCAGAAAATTGGATTACGGACAACATGTTGTATCCGGTACTCCAGGTCGAGTATTTG ACATGATAAAACGCAGAGTATTGAGAACAAGAGCGATAAAAATGTTGGTTCTGGATGAATCGGACGAGATGCTCAACAAGGGATTCAAAGAACAGATCTACGATGTCTATCGGTATTTGCCCCCGGCTACCCAAGTTGTACTAGTTTCCGCTACGCTACCCCACGAGATCCTTGAGATGACCAGCAAGTTTATGACTGATCCTATACGTATTCTTGTTAAACG cGATGAATTGACCCTGGAAGgtatcaaacaattttttgttgcgGTTGAGCGTGAAGAATGGAAATTTGATACTCTGTGCGATCTGTACGATACCCTTACAATAACACAAGCTGTTATTTTCTGTAACACAAAACGCAAGGTAGACTGGCTTACAGAAAAGATGCGCGAAGCGAACTTCACCGTATGTTCCATGCATGGAGATATGCCACAAAAAGAAAGGGACAACATAATGAAGGAATTTAGATCTGGTCAAAG CCGAGTATTAATCACAACGGACGTGTGGGCTAGAGGAATAGATGTACAACAAGTATCATTGGTGATAAACTATGATCTACCTAATAATCGAGAATTGTACATTCACCGAATTGGACGTTCGGGACGTTTTGGAAGGAAAGGTGTATCCATCAACTTCGTAAAAACCGATGACATCAGAATTTTACGTGATATTGAGCAGTATTATTCCACGCAGATTGATGAGATGCCCATGAATGTCGCCGATTTAATCTAA